The following proteins are co-located in the Betta splendens chromosome 9, fBetSpl5.4, whole genome shotgun sequence genome:
- the cltcl1 gene encoding clathrin heavy chain 1 isoform X3 produces MAQILPIRFQEHLQLQSLGVNPANIGFSYLTMESDKFICIREKVGEQNQVVIVDLSDPTNPIRRPISADSAIMNPTSKVIALKAAKTLQIFNIEMKSKMKAHTMTEEVMFWKWISVNTVALVTDTAVYHWSMEGDSQPAKVFDRHASLAGCQIINYRTDDQQKWLLLIGISAQQNRVVGAMQLYSVDRKVSQPIEGHAAAFGDFKVEGNAKSSTLFCFAVRSQAGGKLHIIEVGQPAAGNQPFTKKAVDVFFPPEAQTDFPVAMQIGAKHGVIYLITKYGYIHLYDLESGVCIYMNRISAETIFVTAPHEATSGIIGVNKKGQVLSVCVEEENIVNYATNVLQNPDLALRMAVRSNLAGAEELFGRKFNTLFAQGSYSEAAKVAASAPKGILRTAETIRKFQSVPAQPGQASPLLQYFGILLDQGQLNKFESLELCRPVLQQGRKQLLEKWLKEDKLECSEELGDLVKASDPTLALSVYLRANVPNKVIQCFAETGQFQKIVLYAKKVGYTPDWVFLLRNVMRVSPDQGLQFAQMLVQDEEPLANINQIVDVFMEGSLIQQCTSFLLDALKNNRPAEGHLQTRLLEMNLIHAPQVADAILGNQMFTHYDRAHVAQLCEKAGLLQRALEHYTDLYDIKRAVVHTHLLNPEWLVNFFGSLSVEDSLECLRAMLSANIRQNLQLCVQVASKYHEQLGTQALVELFESFKSYEGLFYFLGSIVNFSQEPDVHFKYIQAACKTGQIKEVERICRESNCYDPERVKNFLKEAKLTDQLPLIIVCDRFDFVHDLVLYLYRNNLQKYIEIYVQKVNPSRLPVVIGGLLDVDCAEDVIKNLIMVVRGQFSTDELVEEVEKRNRLKLLLPWLESRIHEGCEEPATHNALAKIYIDSNNTPERFLKENPFYDSAVVGRYCEKRDPHLACVAYERGQCDMDLIKVCNENSLFKSEARYLVRRKDPELWANVLEENNPFRRQLIDQVVQTALSETQDPEEVSVTVKAFMTADLPNELIELLEKIVLDNSVFSEHRNLQNLLILTAIKADRTRVMEYINRLDNYDAPDIANIAISNELFEEAFAIFKKFDVNTSAIQVLIEHIGNLDRAYEFAERCNEPAVWSQLARAQLHRDLVKEAIDSYIKAVDPSAYMEVVDAASKNNNWEDLVKYLQMARKKARESYVETELIFALAKTNRLAELEEFVSGPNNAHIQQVGDRCYEEGMYDAAKLLYNNVSNFARLASTLVHLGEYQAAVDSARKANSTRTWKEVCFACVDGEEFRLAQICGLHIVIHADELEDLISYYQDRGYFEELIALLEAALGLERAHMGMFTELAILYSKFKPQKMREHLELFWSRVNIPKVLRAAEQSHLWAELVFLYDKYEEYDNAVITMMSHPADAWKEGLFKDIIAKVANVELYYKSLSFYLEFKPLLLNDLLTILSPRLDHSRAVNFFSKMNQLKLVKPYLRSVQNHNNKSVNEALNNLLTEEEDYQGLRASIDAYDNFDTIGLAQRLEKHDLIEFRRIAAYLYKGNNRWRQSVELCKKDKLYKDAMLYAAESKDAELAETLLQWFLEEGRRECFAACLFASYDLLHPDVVLELAWRHNIMDFAMPYFIQVMREYLTKVDKLEEAESQRKTEEEVTEPQPMVFGQQLMLTAPAAPVAAQPSYPGYGYAAPASVPAGFAAPPAYGFTM; encoded by the exons ATGGCTCAGATACTGCCCATACGCTTCCAGGAGCATCTGCAG CTGCAGAGCCTGGGCGTGAACCCGGCCAACATCGGCTTCAGCTATCTGACCATGGAGTCCGACAAGTTCATCTGCATCCGGGAGAAGGTGGGCGAGCAGAACCAGGTCGTGATCGTGGACCTGTCTGACCCCACCAACCCCATCAGGAGGCCCATCTCCGCCGACAGCGCCATCATGAACCCCACCAGCAAAGTCATCGCCCTGAAAG CTGCCAAGACGCTGCAGATCTTCAACATCGAGATGAAGAGCAAGATGAAGGCTCACACCATGACGGAGGAAGTCATGTTCTGGAAGTGGATATCGGTGAACACCGTGGCCCTGGTGACCGACACGGCCGTCTACCACTGGAGCATGGAGGGGGATTCCCAGCCGGCCAAAGTGTTCGATCGGCACGCTAGCCTGGCGGGATGTCAGATAATTAATTACAGAACTGACGACCAACagaagtggctgctgctgataggGATCTCTGCACAG CAAAACCGCGTGGTGGGGGCCATGCAGCTGTATTCTGTTGACAGGAAGGTGTCCCAGCCCATCGAGGGCCACGCTGCTGCCTTCGGGGATTTCAAAGTGGAGGGAAATGCCAAATCCTCCACCCTGTTCTGCTTTGCCGTGCGCTCGCAGGCCGGGGGAAAG TTGCACATTATTGAAGTTggtcagccggctgcaggaaaCCAGCCATTTACAAAGAAAGCAGTGGATGTGTTCTTTCCCCCCGAGGCCCAGACAGACTTTCCCGTAGCTATGCAG ATTGGTGCTAAGCACGGTGTTATATATTTGATCACAAAATACGGCTACATCCACCTGTACGACCTGGAGTCTGGCGTTTGTATCTACATGAATCGAATCAGTGCAGAGACCATTTTTGTAACTGCCCCCCATGAAGCCACCTCCGGAATTATTGGGGTCAACAAGAAGGGACAG GTTCTTTCCGTGTGTGTTGAGGAGGAGAACATTGTCAACTATGCCACCAACGTGCTGCAGAACCCTGACCTGGCCTTGAGGATGGCCGTGAGGTCAAACCTCGCCGGTGCTGAGGAGCTTTTCGGGAGGAAGTTTAACACTCTGTTCGCTCAGGGAAGTTATTCGGAGGCTGCGAAGGTTGCTGCATCAGCGCCCAAA GGTATCCTGAGGACGGCAGAGACCATCCGTAAGTTCCAGAGCGTCCCGGCCCAGCCCGGTCAGGCTTCCCCACTGTTGCAGTACTTCGGTATTCTGCTGGACCAGGGCCAGCTCAACAAGTTTGAGTCCCTGGAGCTGTGCAGGCCTGTCCTGCAGCAGGGCCGCAAGCAGCTACTGGAGAAGTGGTTGAAGGAGGACAAG CTGGAGTGCTCAGAGGAGCTGGGGGACCTGGTGAAGGCTTCTGACCCCACGCTTGCTCTTAGTGTGTACCTCAGAGCTAATGTCCCCAACAAGGTGATCCAGTGCTTTGCCGAGACCGGCCAGTTCCAGAAGATCGTGTTGTACGCTAAAAAG GTGGGCTACACCCCCGACTGGGTGTTCTTACTGAGAAACGTGATGCGCGTCAGTCCGGACCAGGGTCTGCAGTTTGCCCAGATGCTGGTCCAGGACGAGGAGCCGCTGGCCAACATCAACCAG ATTGTTGATGTGTTCATGGAGGGCAGCCTGATCCAGCAGTGCACCTCCTTTCTCCTGGATGCCTTAAAGAACAACCGCCCCGCCGAGGGACACCTACAGACACGTCTGCTGGAGATGAACCTCATTCATGCCCCGCAG GTAGCAGACGCCATCCTGGGGAACCAGATGTTCACTCACTACGACCGTGCCCATGTGGCACAGCTGTGCGAGAAGGCAGGTCTGCTCCAGCGAGCGCTCGAGCACTACACTGACCTGTACGATATCAAACGGGCTGTGGTGCACACGCATCTGCTCAACCCCGAG tgGCTGGTGAACTTTTTCGGGTCCTTGTCGGTGGAGGATTCCTTGGAGTGTTTAAGGGCTATGCTGTCAGCTAACATTagacagaacctgcagctgtgcGTCCAAGTAGCGTCAAAGTATCACGAGCAGCTGGGAACTCAGGCGTTAGTAGAGCTCTTtgaatccttcaagagttatgAGG GCTTGTTTTACTTCCTGGGATCGATTGTGAATTTCAGCCAGGAGCCCGACGTCCACTTCAAGTACATCCAGGCCGCCTGTAAAACAGGCCAGATCAAGGAAGTGGAGAGAATCTGTAGAGAGAGCAACTGTTATGACCCTGAAAGGGTTAAAAACTTCCTGAAG GAGGCCAAACTTACAGACCAGCTTCCTCTCATCATCGTGTGCGATCGCTTTGACTTTGTCCATGACCTGGTGCTCTACCTCTACCGCAACAATCTGCAGAAGTACATTGAAATATATGTGCAGAAA GTGAACCCCAGTCGCCTGCCGGTGGTGATCGGAGGACTGCTGGACGTGGACTGTGCCGAGGACGTGATTAAGAACCTGATCATGGTGGTGAGAGGGCAGTTTTCCACCGATGAGCTCGTGGAGGAGGTAGAGAAGAGAAACAG GCTAAAACTTCTCCTGCCGTGGCTGGAGTCTCGCATCCACGAGGGATGCGAGGAACCCGCCACCCACAACGCTCTCGCCAAGATCTACATCGACAGTAACAACACGCCCGAGCGCTTCCTCAAGGAGAACCCGTTCTACGACAGCGCCGTGGTCGGACGCTACTGCGAGAAGCGAGACCCCCACCTGGCCTGCGTGGCCTATGAACGGGGCCAGTGTGACATGGATCTCATCAAA GTGTGCAATGAGAACTCGCTATTCAAGAGTGAGGCTCGATACCTGGTGCGACGGAAGGACCCGGAGCTTTGGGCCAACGTGTTGGAAGAAAACAACCCGTTCAGGAGGCAACTCATCGACCAG GTGGTGCAGACGGCTCTGTCGGAGACCCAGGACCCAGAGGAGGTGTCGGTCACAGTCAAGGCCTTCATGACGGCGGACCTGCCCAACGAGCTGattgagctgctggagaagattGTGCTTGATAACTCGGTCTTCAGTGAACACAG AAACCTCCAGAACCTGCTGATTCTGACGGCCATCAAGGCGGACCGCACTCGTGTGATGGAGTACATCAACAGGCTAGACAACTACGACGCTCCAGACATTGCCAACATCGCCATCAGCAACGAGCTCTTTGAAGAAGCGTTTGCAATATTTAAGAAGTTTGACGTCAACACCTCGGCCATACAG GTATTGATCGAGCACATAGGGAACTTGGACCGTGCCTATGAGTTCGCGGAGCGCTGTAACGAGCCCGCGGTGTGGAGCCAGTTAGCTCGAGCTCAGCTGCACAGAGACCTGGTCAAGGAGGCCATCGACTCCTACATCAAAGCTGTGGACCCCTCAGCGTACATGGAGGTGGTGGATGCAGCCAGCAAGAACA ATAACTGGGAGGACTTGGTGAAGTATCTCCAGATGGCTCGCAAGAAAGCGCGAGAGTCGTACGTGGAGACGGAGCTGATCTTCGCTTTAGCCAAGACGAACCGTctggcggagctggaggagttcGTCAGCGGGCCCAACAACGCGCACATACAGCAG GTGGGCGATCGATGCTACGAGGAGGGCATGTACGACGCCGCCAAGCTCTTGTACAACAACGTGTCCAACTTTGCGCGCCTTGCGTCCACGCTGGTCCACCTGGGGGAGTACCAGGCCGCCGTGGACAGCGCCAGGAAAGCCAACAGCACCCGGACGTGGAAGGAG GTGTGCTTCGCGTGCGTTGACGGCGAGGAGTTTCGCCTGGCGCAGATCTGCGGCCTTCACATCGTGATCCACGCCGACGAGCTGGAGGACCTGATCAGCTACTATCAGGACCGCGGGTACTTCGAGGAGCTCATCGCCCTGCTGGAGGCCGCGCTGGGCCTGGAGCGAGCCCACATGGGCATGTTCACAGAGCTCGCCATCCTCTACTCCAAGTTCAAGCCCCAGAAGATGAGGGAGCACCTGGAGCTGTTCTGGTCCAGAGTCAACATCCCAAAG GTCCTTCGTGCAGCCGAGCAGTCTCATTTATGGGCAGAGCTGGTTTTCCTCTATGATAAATATGAGGAGTATGACAATGCCGTCATCACGATGATGTCCCATCCAGCAGATGCCTGGAAAGAAGGGCTCTTCAAAGATATTATTGCAAAG GTTGCGAATGTGGAGTTGTACTACAAATCGCTCTCCTTTTACCTGGAATTCAAGCCTCTCCTGCTGAATGACCTGCTGACCATACTGTCCCCGCGGTTGGACCACAGCCGAGCTGTTAACTTTTTTAGCAAG ATGAACCAGCTGAAGCTGGTGAAGCCTTACCTGAGGTCTGTCCAGAATCACAACAACAAGTCGGTTAACGAAGCCCTCAACAACTtgctgacagaggaggaagactaTCAG GGCCTGAGAGCCTCCATCGACGCATATGACAACTTCGACACCATCGGCCTCGCTCAGAGGTTGGAGAAACACGATCTGATTGAATTCAGGCGCATTGCTGCCTACCTGTACAAAGGCAACAACCGCTGGAGACAGAGTGTGGAGCTGTGCAAGAAGGACAAACTCTAcaag GATGCCATGCTGTACGCTGCAGAGTCCAAGGATGCTGAGCTGGCAGAAACGCTGCTCCAGTGGTTCCTGGAGGAGGGCCGGAGGGAATGCTTCGCCGCCTGCCTCTTCGCCTCCTACGACCTGCTGCACCCTGACGTGGTGCTGGAGCTCGCCTGGAGGCACAACATCATGGACTTTGCCATGCCGTACTTCATCCAGGTCATGAGAGAGTACCTCACTAAG